The Taeniopygia guttata chromosome 6, bTaeGut7.mat, whole genome shotgun sequence genome contains a region encoding:
- the ZFAND4 gene encoding AN1-type zinc finger protein 4 isoform X5, which translates to MELKDDYCLDDYNISEGCTLKLVLAMRGGPVNTRRVPVKDPIREMAEYMDPARDKIWEKGPTNKQVTFLVYREGDRLNFFRVVDRGDGTLTPLSESLSGGSVYNIYADDEDETEASPSGQQILENSITMNKMKLLKAKMENMNLSKKPKKTVKVKPRPPMTPRPSSGSVAAARHRFLRVLPHIGQSCLPPPGNLHQSESPQNALSALATLATAGRTMPSTANHFLKEDDTWQSSSWSQPVNSIRLPPKISRVELENAMLPTNSILTPVSSLPANSEKAPENATSASEEDAVLFPNLTNVELYGREEEHLPEPDTFAFLAEGSTAEQCSEIYDIGNVNPELELPDGDKDSEVVEQHRKPIGKVLSTAAMETGLLSTRELSPQKNLLLSPLRYSAQVARHSTLKPQAQPRCFEAGNLRSTASPDVLRSVEVRSIADSSFSRTTRFCSVKVEPLGKRPDVISKAEASDITDVASKASKEPASSVSNLGFLASLARSTNRESLQSSCGTDRFRTSGIALPTSLQHFQEESFRKTSPNEAAEYILSAHGLGMNGSMAAVGKRVAGEATHLPPVNGLIQAKKKISKHCFLCGKKTGLATSYECRCGNNFCATHRYAETHTCTYDYKSAGRRYLQETNPIISAPKLPKI; encoded by the exons ATGGAACTGAAGGATGACTATTGTTTGGATGATTATAA CATTTCAGAAGGCTGCACTCTGAAGTTAGTTCTGGCTATGCGAGGTGGACCTGTTAACACCAGAAGAG tTCCTGTGAAAGATCCTATCAGGGAAATGGCTGAATACATGGATCCTGCTAGAGACAAGATCTGGGAGAAAGGGCCGACCAACAAACAAGTTACCTTCTTAGTGTATCGCGAAGGAGATCGCTTGAATTTCTTCCGTGTGGTTGACCGCGGTGATGGCACTTTAACACCACTGTCTGAGTCTTTAAG tggtgGTTCAGTTTATAATATATATGCTGATGATGAAGATGAGACAGAGGCATCACCTTCTGGCCAACAGATTCTTGAGAATTCAATTACTATGAACAAAATGAAACTGCTCAAGGCAAAGATGGAGAACATGAATCTGAGTAAAAAG cctAAGAAAACTGTCAAGGTGAAGCCTCGCCCTCCCATGACTCCTCGACCATCGAGTGGCTCAGTGGCTGCTGCCCGTCACCGCTTTCTCAGAGTGCTGCCCCACATCGGACAGTCGTGCCTACCTCCTCCTGGGAATTTGCATCAGTCAGAATCTCCCCAAAATGCGCTTTCTGCACTGGCTACTTTGGCCACTGCTGGTAGAACAATGCCATCCACAGCTAATCACTTCCTTAAGGAAGATGACActtggcagagcagctcttggTCTCAGCCAGTCAATAGCATCAGGTTACCACCAAAAATATCTCGTGTTGAACTAGAAAATGCAATGCTACCTACAAATAGTATTCTGACTCCTGTTTCATCCCTGCCTGCAAATTCAGAAAAAGCACCTGAAAATGCGACCTCAGCAAGTGAGGAGGATGCTGTTTTGTTTCCAAATCTAACGAACGTGGAACTATATGGAAGAGAAGAAGAACATCTACCTGAACCAGATACTTTTGCTTTTTTAGCAGAAGGAAGTACTGCTGAACAATGTAGTGAGATATATGACATAGGAAATGTGAACCCAGAGCTTGAACTGCCTGATGGAGACAAAGATTCTGAGGTTGTAGAGCAGCATAGAAAACCTATTGGCAAAgtgctgagcactgcagcaATGGAGACTGGTCTTCTCAGTACTCGTGAATTAAGTCCtcagaaaaatctgcttttgtcTCCCCTGCGGTATTCAGCGCAAGTGGCACGTCACAGTACCCTGAAACCACAAGCACAGCCCAGATGCTTTGAGGCTGGTAACTTGAGGTCTACGGCCTCCCCAGACGTGCTTCGATCTGTGGAAGTACGCAGTATAGCAGACTCCTCTTTTTCTAGGACCACTCGATTTTGTAGTGTGAAAGTAGAGCCACTTGGCAAAAGACCTGATGTCATTTCTAAAGCAGAGGCTAGTGACATCACAGATGTGGCTAGCAAGGCATCCAAAGAACCTGCGAGTTCTGTAAGTAACTTAGGATTTCTGGCTTCATTGGCCCGAAGCACAAACAGGGAAAGTTTACAGAGTTCCTGTGGGACTGACAGGTTTCGGACTTCTGGTATTGCACTACCTACAAGCCTGCAGCATTTTCAGGAAGAAAGCTTTAGGAAAACTTCTCCAAATGAAGCTGCGGAATATATTCTA tctgcaCATGGGCTTGGAATGAATGGAAGTATGGCAGCTGTAGGGAAAAGAGTAG CAGGTGAAGCAACCCATCTTCCACCTGTGAATGGCTTAATtcaagcaaaaaagaaaatttcaaagcaCTGCTTTCTTTGTGGCAAGAAAACTGGATTGGCAACCAGCTATGAGTGCAG
- the ZFAND4 gene encoding AN1-type zinc finger protein 4 isoform X4, with product MANKKEPPFFNKDNMGPFHYKLPFYETMELFIETLTGTCFELRVSPFETVISVKAKIQRLEGIPVSQQHLIWNNMELKDDYCLDDYNISEGCTLKLVLAMRGGPVNTRRVPVKDPIREMAEYMDPARDKIWEKGPTNKQVTFLVYREGDRLNFFRVVDRGDGTLTPLSESLSGGSVYNIYADDEDETEASPSGQQILENSITMNKMKLLKAKMENMNLSKKPKKTVKVKPRPPMTPRPSSGSVAAARHRFLRVLPHIGQSCLPPPGNLHQSESPQNALSALATLATAGRTMPSTANHFLKEDDTWQSSSWSQPVNSIRLPPKISRVELENAMLPTNSILTPVSSLPANSEKAPENATSASEEDAVLFPNLTNVELYGREEEHLPEPDTFAFLAEGSTAEQCSEIYDIGNVNPELELPDGDKDSEVVEQHRKPIGKVLSTAAMETGLLSTRELSPQKNLLLSPLRYSAQVARHSTLKPQAQPRCFEAGNLRSTASPDVLRSVEVRSIADSSFSRTTRFCSVKVEPLGKRPDVISKAEASDITDVASKASKEPASSVSNLGFLASLARSTNRESLQSSCGTDRFRTSGIALPTSLQHFQEESFRKTSPNEAAEYILSAHGLGMNGSMAAVGKRVGEATHLPPVNGLIQAKKKISKHCFLCGKKTGLATSYECRCGNNFCATHRYAETHTCTYDYKSAGRRYLQETNPIISAPKLPKI from the exons ATGGCCAACAAGAAAGAGcctcctttttttaataaagataaTATGGGACCATTTCACTACAAACTTCCTTTCTATGAAACTATGGAGCTCTTCATTGAAACGCTCACAGGAACCTGCTTTGAACTGCGAGTGTCCCCCTTTGAAACAGTTATTTCTGTGAAAGCTAAAATTCAAAGACTGGAAG gTATTCCTGTCTCTCAGCAGCACTTAATTTGGAATAATATGGAACTGAAGGATGACTATTGTTTGGATGATTATAA CATTTCAGAAGGCTGCACTCTGAAGTTAGTTCTGGCTATGCGAGGTGGACCTGTTAACACCAGAAGAG tTCCTGTGAAAGATCCTATCAGGGAAATGGCTGAATACATGGATCCTGCTAGAGACAAGATCTGGGAGAAAGGGCCGACCAACAAACAAGTTACCTTCTTAGTGTATCGCGAAGGAGATCGCTTGAATTTCTTCCGTGTGGTTGACCGCGGTGATGGCACTTTAACACCACTGTCTGAGTCTTTAAG tggtgGTTCAGTTTATAATATATATGCTGATGATGAAGATGAGACAGAGGCATCACCTTCTGGCCAACAGATTCTTGAGAATTCAATTACTATGAACAAAATGAAACTGCTCAAGGCAAAGATGGAGAACATGAATCTGAGTAAAAAG cctAAGAAAACTGTCAAGGTGAAGCCTCGCCCTCCCATGACTCCTCGACCATCGAGTGGCTCAGTGGCTGCTGCCCGTCACCGCTTTCTCAGAGTGCTGCCCCACATCGGACAGTCGTGCCTACCTCCTCCTGGGAATTTGCATCAGTCAGAATCTCCCCAAAATGCGCTTTCTGCACTGGCTACTTTGGCCACTGCTGGTAGAACAATGCCATCCACAGCTAATCACTTCCTTAAGGAAGATGACActtggcagagcagctcttggTCTCAGCCAGTCAATAGCATCAGGTTACCACCAAAAATATCTCGTGTTGAACTAGAAAATGCAATGCTACCTACAAATAGTATTCTGACTCCTGTTTCATCCCTGCCTGCAAATTCAGAAAAAGCACCTGAAAATGCGACCTCAGCAAGTGAGGAGGATGCTGTTTTGTTTCCAAATCTAACGAACGTGGAACTATATGGAAGAGAAGAAGAACATCTACCTGAACCAGATACTTTTGCTTTTTTAGCAGAAGGAAGTACTGCTGAACAATGTAGTGAGATATATGACATAGGAAATGTGAACCCAGAGCTTGAACTGCCTGATGGAGACAAAGATTCTGAGGTTGTAGAGCAGCATAGAAAACCTATTGGCAAAgtgctgagcactgcagcaATGGAGACTGGTCTTCTCAGTACTCGTGAATTAAGTCCtcagaaaaatctgcttttgtcTCCCCTGCGGTATTCAGCGCAAGTGGCACGTCACAGTACCCTGAAACCACAAGCACAGCCCAGATGCTTTGAGGCTGGTAACTTGAGGTCTACGGCCTCCCCAGACGTGCTTCGATCTGTGGAAGTACGCAGTATAGCAGACTCCTCTTTTTCTAGGACCACTCGATTTTGTAGTGTGAAAGTAGAGCCACTTGGCAAAAGACCTGATGTCATTTCTAAAGCAGAGGCTAGTGACATCACAGATGTGGCTAGCAAGGCATCCAAAGAACCTGCGAGTTCTGTAAGTAACTTAGGATTTCTGGCTTCATTGGCCCGAAGCACAAACAGGGAAAGTTTACAGAGTTCCTGTGGGACTGACAGGTTTCGGACTTCTGGTATTGCACTACCTACAAGCCTGCAGCATTTTCAGGAAGAAAGCTTTAGGAAAACTTCTCCAAATGAAGCTGCGGAATATATTCTA tctgcaCATGGGCTTGGAATGAATGGAAGTATGGCAGCTGTAGGGAAAAGAGTAG GTGAAGCAACCCATCTTCCACCTGTGAATGGCTTAATtcaagcaaaaaagaaaatttcaaagcaCTGCTTTCTTTGTGGCAAGAAAACTGGATTGGCAACCAGCTATGAGTGCAG
- the ZFAND4 gene encoding AN1-type zinc finger protein 4 isoform X3 produces MANKKEPPFFNKDNMGPFHYKLPFYETMELFIETLTGTCFELRVSPFETVISVKAKIQRLEGIPVSQQHLIWNNMELKDDYCLDDYNISEGCTLKLVLAMRGGPVNTRRVPVKDPIREMAEYMDPARDKIWEKGPTNKQVTFLVYREGDRLNFFRVVDRGDGTLTPLSESLSGGSVYNIYADDEDETEASPSGQQILENSITMNKMKLLKAKMENMNLSKKPKKTVKVKPRPPMTPRPSSGSVAAARHRFLRVLPHIGQSCLPPPGNLHQSESPQNALSALATLATAGRTMPSTANHFLKEDDTWQSSSWSQPVNSIRLPPKISRVELENAMLPTNSILTPVSSLPANSEKAPENATSASEEDAVLFPNLTNVELYGREEEHLPEPDTFAFLAEGSTAEQCSEIYDIGNVNPELELPDGDKDSEVVEQHRKPIGKVLSTAAMETGLLSTRELSPQKNLLLSPLRYSAQVARHSTLKPQAQPRCFEAGNLRSTASPDVLRSVEVRSIADSSFSRTTRFCSVKVEPLGKRPDVISKAEASDITDVASKASKEPASSVSNLGFLASLARSTNRESLQSSCGTDRFRTSGIALPTSLQHFQEESFRKTSPNEAAEYILSAHGLGMNGSMAAVGKRVAGEATHLPPVNGLIQAKKKISKHCFLCGKKTGLATSYECRCGNNFCATHRYAETHTCTYDYKSAGRRYLQETNPIISAPKLPKI; encoded by the exons ATGGCCAACAAGAAAGAGcctcctttttttaataaagataaTATGGGACCATTTCACTACAAACTTCCTTTCTATGAAACTATGGAGCTCTTCATTGAAACGCTCACAGGAACCTGCTTTGAACTGCGAGTGTCCCCCTTTGAAACAGTTATTTCTGTGAAAGCTAAAATTCAAAGACTGGAAG gTATTCCTGTCTCTCAGCAGCACTTAATTTGGAATAATATGGAACTGAAGGATGACTATTGTTTGGATGATTATAA CATTTCAGAAGGCTGCACTCTGAAGTTAGTTCTGGCTATGCGAGGTGGACCTGTTAACACCAGAAGAG tTCCTGTGAAAGATCCTATCAGGGAAATGGCTGAATACATGGATCCTGCTAGAGACAAGATCTGGGAGAAAGGGCCGACCAACAAACAAGTTACCTTCTTAGTGTATCGCGAAGGAGATCGCTTGAATTTCTTCCGTGTGGTTGACCGCGGTGATGGCACTTTAACACCACTGTCTGAGTCTTTAAG tggtgGTTCAGTTTATAATATATATGCTGATGATGAAGATGAGACAGAGGCATCACCTTCTGGCCAACAGATTCTTGAGAATTCAATTACTATGAACAAAATGAAACTGCTCAAGGCAAAGATGGAGAACATGAATCTGAGTAAAAAG cctAAGAAAACTGTCAAGGTGAAGCCTCGCCCTCCCATGACTCCTCGACCATCGAGTGGCTCAGTGGCTGCTGCCCGTCACCGCTTTCTCAGAGTGCTGCCCCACATCGGACAGTCGTGCCTACCTCCTCCTGGGAATTTGCATCAGTCAGAATCTCCCCAAAATGCGCTTTCTGCACTGGCTACTTTGGCCACTGCTGGTAGAACAATGCCATCCACAGCTAATCACTTCCTTAAGGAAGATGACActtggcagagcagctcttggTCTCAGCCAGTCAATAGCATCAGGTTACCACCAAAAATATCTCGTGTTGAACTAGAAAATGCAATGCTACCTACAAATAGTATTCTGACTCCTGTTTCATCCCTGCCTGCAAATTCAGAAAAAGCACCTGAAAATGCGACCTCAGCAAGTGAGGAGGATGCTGTTTTGTTTCCAAATCTAACGAACGTGGAACTATATGGAAGAGAAGAAGAACATCTACCTGAACCAGATACTTTTGCTTTTTTAGCAGAAGGAAGTACTGCTGAACAATGTAGTGAGATATATGACATAGGAAATGTGAACCCAGAGCTTGAACTGCCTGATGGAGACAAAGATTCTGAGGTTGTAGAGCAGCATAGAAAACCTATTGGCAAAgtgctgagcactgcagcaATGGAGACTGGTCTTCTCAGTACTCGTGAATTAAGTCCtcagaaaaatctgcttttgtcTCCCCTGCGGTATTCAGCGCAAGTGGCACGTCACAGTACCCTGAAACCACAAGCACAGCCCAGATGCTTTGAGGCTGGTAACTTGAGGTCTACGGCCTCCCCAGACGTGCTTCGATCTGTGGAAGTACGCAGTATAGCAGACTCCTCTTTTTCTAGGACCACTCGATTTTGTAGTGTGAAAGTAGAGCCACTTGGCAAAAGACCTGATGTCATTTCTAAAGCAGAGGCTAGTGACATCACAGATGTGGCTAGCAAGGCATCCAAAGAACCTGCGAGTTCTGTAAGTAACTTAGGATTTCTGGCTTCATTGGCCCGAAGCACAAACAGGGAAAGTTTACAGAGTTCCTGTGGGACTGACAGGTTTCGGACTTCTGGTATTGCACTACCTACAAGCCTGCAGCATTTTCAGGAAGAAAGCTTTAGGAAAACTTCTCCAAATGAAGCTGCGGAATATATTCTA tctgcaCATGGGCTTGGAATGAATGGAAGTATGGCAGCTGTAGGGAAAAGAGTAG CAGGTGAAGCAACCCATCTTCCACCTGTGAATGGCTTAATtcaagcaaaaaagaaaatttcaaagcaCTGCTTTCTTTGTGGCAAGAAAACTGGATTGGCAACCAGCTATGAGTGCAG
- the ZFAND4 gene encoding AN1-type zinc finger protein 4 isoform X1, producing MANKKEPPFFNKDNMGPFHYKLPFYETMELFIETLTGTCFELRVSPFETVISVKAKIQRLEEAQTAGTNLKAHKHCSNREDYLLERCTQQKLHCADDRILHPCIPVSQQHLIWNNMELKDDYCLDDYNISEGCTLKLVLAMRGGPVNTRRVPVKDPIREMAEYMDPARDKIWEKGPTNKQVTFLVYREGDRLNFFRVVDRGDGTLTPLSESLSGGSVYNIYADDEDETEASPSGQQILENSITMNKMKLLKAKMENMNLSKKPKKTVKVKPRPPMTPRPSSGSVAAARHRFLRVLPHIGQSCLPPPGNLHQSESPQNALSALATLATAGRTMPSTANHFLKEDDTWQSSSWSQPVNSIRLPPKISRVELENAMLPTNSILTPVSSLPANSEKAPENATSASEEDAVLFPNLTNVELYGREEEHLPEPDTFAFLAEGSTAEQCSEIYDIGNVNPELELPDGDKDSEVVEQHRKPIGKVLSTAAMETGLLSTRELSPQKNLLLSPLRYSAQVARHSTLKPQAQPRCFEAGNLRSTASPDVLRSVEVRSIADSSFSRTTRFCSVKVEPLGKRPDVISKAEASDITDVASKASKEPASSVSNLGFLASLARSTNRESLQSSCGTDRFRTSGIALPTSLQHFQEESFRKTSPNEAAEYILSAHGLGMNGSMAAVGKRVAGEATHLPPVNGLIQAKKKISKHCFLCGKKTGLATSYECRCGNNFCATHRYAETHTCTYDYKSAGRRYLQETNPIISAPKLPKI from the exons ATGGCCAACAAGAAAGAGcctcctttttttaataaagataaTATGGGACCATTTCACTACAAACTTCCTTTCTATGAAACTATGGAGCTCTTCATTGAAACGCTCACAGGAACCTGCTTTGAACTGCGAGTGTCCCCCTTTGAAACAGTTATTTCTGTGAAAGCTAAAATTCAAAGACTGGAAG AAGCCCAGACAGCTGGCACAAATCTTAAAGCACACAAGCATTGCAGCAACAGAGAGGACTATTTACTGGAAAGATGCACACAGCAGAAGCTCCACTGTGCAGATGACCGGATCTTACATCCGT gTATTCCTGTCTCTCAGCAGCACTTAATTTGGAATAATATGGAACTGAAGGATGACTATTGTTTGGATGATTATAA CATTTCAGAAGGCTGCACTCTGAAGTTAGTTCTGGCTATGCGAGGTGGACCTGTTAACACCAGAAGAG tTCCTGTGAAAGATCCTATCAGGGAAATGGCTGAATACATGGATCCTGCTAGAGACAAGATCTGGGAGAAAGGGCCGACCAACAAACAAGTTACCTTCTTAGTGTATCGCGAAGGAGATCGCTTGAATTTCTTCCGTGTGGTTGACCGCGGTGATGGCACTTTAACACCACTGTCTGAGTCTTTAAG tggtgGTTCAGTTTATAATATATATGCTGATGATGAAGATGAGACAGAGGCATCACCTTCTGGCCAACAGATTCTTGAGAATTCAATTACTATGAACAAAATGAAACTGCTCAAGGCAAAGATGGAGAACATGAATCTGAGTAAAAAG cctAAGAAAACTGTCAAGGTGAAGCCTCGCCCTCCCATGACTCCTCGACCATCGAGTGGCTCAGTGGCTGCTGCCCGTCACCGCTTTCTCAGAGTGCTGCCCCACATCGGACAGTCGTGCCTACCTCCTCCTGGGAATTTGCATCAGTCAGAATCTCCCCAAAATGCGCTTTCTGCACTGGCTACTTTGGCCACTGCTGGTAGAACAATGCCATCCACAGCTAATCACTTCCTTAAGGAAGATGACActtggcagagcagctcttggTCTCAGCCAGTCAATAGCATCAGGTTACCACCAAAAATATCTCGTGTTGAACTAGAAAATGCAATGCTACCTACAAATAGTATTCTGACTCCTGTTTCATCCCTGCCTGCAAATTCAGAAAAAGCACCTGAAAATGCGACCTCAGCAAGTGAGGAGGATGCTGTTTTGTTTCCAAATCTAACGAACGTGGAACTATATGGAAGAGAAGAAGAACATCTACCTGAACCAGATACTTTTGCTTTTTTAGCAGAAGGAAGTACTGCTGAACAATGTAGTGAGATATATGACATAGGAAATGTGAACCCAGAGCTTGAACTGCCTGATGGAGACAAAGATTCTGAGGTTGTAGAGCAGCATAGAAAACCTATTGGCAAAgtgctgagcactgcagcaATGGAGACTGGTCTTCTCAGTACTCGTGAATTAAGTCCtcagaaaaatctgcttttgtcTCCCCTGCGGTATTCAGCGCAAGTGGCACGTCACAGTACCCTGAAACCACAAGCACAGCCCAGATGCTTTGAGGCTGGTAACTTGAGGTCTACGGCCTCCCCAGACGTGCTTCGATCTGTGGAAGTACGCAGTATAGCAGACTCCTCTTTTTCTAGGACCACTCGATTTTGTAGTGTGAAAGTAGAGCCACTTGGCAAAAGACCTGATGTCATTTCTAAAGCAGAGGCTAGTGACATCACAGATGTGGCTAGCAAGGCATCCAAAGAACCTGCGAGTTCTGTAAGTAACTTAGGATTTCTGGCTTCATTGGCCCGAAGCACAAACAGGGAAAGTTTACAGAGTTCCTGTGGGACTGACAGGTTTCGGACTTCTGGTATTGCACTACCTACAAGCCTGCAGCATTTTCAGGAAGAAAGCTTTAGGAAAACTTCTCCAAATGAAGCTGCGGAATATATTCTA tctgcaCATGGGCTTGGAATGAATGGAAGTATGGCAGCTGTAGGGAAAAGAGTAG CAGGTGAAGCAACCCATCTTCCACCTGTGAATGGCTTAATtcaagcaaaaaagaaaatttcaaagcaCTGCTTTCTTTGTGGCAAGAAAACTGGATTGGCAACCAGCTATGAGTGCAG
- the ZFAND4 gene encoding AN1-type zinc finger protein 4 isoform X2, producing MANKKEPPFFNKDNMGPFHYKLPFYETMELFIETLTGTCFELRVSPFETVISVKAKIQRLEEAQTAGTNLKAHKHCSNREDYLLERCTQQKLHCADDRILHPCIPVSQQHLIWNNMELKDDYCLDDYNISEGCTLKLVLAMRGGPVNTRRVPVKDPIREMAEYMDPARDKIWEKGPTNKQVTFLVYREGDRLNFFRVVDRGDGTLTPLSESLSGGSVYNIYADDEDETEASPSGQQILENSITMNKMKLLKAKMENMNLSKKPKKTVKVKPRPPMTPRPSSGSVAAARHRFLRVLPHIGQSCLPPPGNLHQSESPQNALSALATLATAGRTMPSTANHFLKEDDTWQSSSWSQPVNSIRLPPKISRVELENAMLPTNSILTPVSSLPANSEKAPENATSASEEDAVLFPNLTNVELYGREEEHLPEPDTFAFLAEGSTAEQCSEIYDIGNVNPELELPDGDKDSEVVEQHRKPIGKVLSTAAMETGLLSTRELSPQKNLLLSPLRYSAQVARHSTLKPQAQPRCFEAGNLRSTASPDVLRSVEVRSIADSSFSRTTRFCSVKVEPLGKRPDVISKAEASDITDVASKASKEPASSVSNLGFLASLARSTNRESLQSSCGTDRFRTSGIALPTSLQHFQEESFRKTSPNEAAEYILSAHGLGMNGSMAAVGKRVGEATHLPPVNGLIQAKKKISKHCFLCGKKTGLATSYECRCGNNFCATHRYAETHTCTYDYKSAGRRYLQETNPIISAPKLPKI from the exons ATGGCCAACAAGAAAGAGcctcctttttttaataaagataaTATGGGACCATTTCACTACAAACTTCCTTTCTATGAAACTATGGAGCTCTTCATTGAAACGCTCACAGGAACCTGCTTTGAACTGCGAGTGTCCCCCTTTGAAACAGTTATTTCTGTGAAAGCTAAAATTCAAAGACTGGAAG AAGCCCAGACAGCTGGCACAAATCTTAAAGCACACAAGCATTGCAGCAACAGAGAGGACTATTTACTGGAAAGATGCACACAGCAGAAGCTCCACTGTGCAGATGACCGGATCTTACATCCGT gTATTCCTGTCTCTCAGCAGCACTTAATTTGGAATAATATGGAACTGAAGGATGACTATTGTTTGGATGATTATAA CATTTCAGAAGGCTGCACTCTGAAGTTAGTTCTGGCTATGCGAGGTGGACCTGTTAACACCAGAAGAG tTCCTGTGAAAGATCCTATCAGGGAAATGGCTGAATACATGGATCCTGCTAGAGACAAGATCTGGGAGAAAGGGCCGACCAACAAACAAGTTACCTTCTTAGTGTATCGCGAAGGAGATCGCTTGAATTTCTTCCGTGTGGTTGACCGCGGTGATGGCACTTTAACACCACTGTCTGAGTCTTTAAG tggtgGTTCAGTTTATAATATATATGCTGATGATGAAGATGAGACAGAGGCATCACCTTCTGGCCAACAGATTCTTGAGAATTCAATTACTATGAACAAAATGAAACTGCTCAAGGCAAAGATGGAGAACATGAATCTGAGTAAAAAG cctAAGAAAACTGTCAAGGTGAAGCCTCGCCCTCCCATGACTCCTCGACCATCGAGTGGCTCAGTGGCTGCTGCCCGTCACCGCTTTCTCAGAGTGCTGCCCCACATCGGACAGTCGTGCCTACCTCCTCCTGGGAATTTGCATCAGTCAGAATCTCCCCAAAATGCGCTTTCTGCACTGGCTACTTTGGCCACTGCTGGTAGAACAATGCCATCCACAGCTAATCACTTCCTTAAGGAAGATGACActtggcagagcagctcttggTCTCAGCCAGTCAATAGCATCAGGTTACCACCAAAAATATCTCGTGTTGAACTAGAAAATGCAATGCTACCTACAAATAGTATTCTGACTCCTGTTTCATCCCTGCCTGCAAATTCAGAAAAAGCACCTGAAAATGCGACCTCAGCAAGTGAGGAGGATGCTGTTTTGTTTCCAAATCTAACGAACGTGGAACTATATGGAAGAGAAGAAGAACATCTACCTGAACCAGATACTTTTGCTTTTTTAGCAGAAGGAAGTACTGCTGAACAATGTAGTGAGATATATGACATAGGAAATGTGAACCCAGAGCTTGAACTGCCTGATGGAGACAAAGATTCTGAGGTTGTAGAGCAGCATAGAAAACCTATTGGCAAAgtgctgagcactgcagcaATGGAGACTGGTCTTCTCAGTACTCGTGAATTAAGTCCtcagaaaaatctgcttttgtcTCCCCTGCGGTATTCAGCGCAAGTGGCACGTCACAGTACCCTGAAACCACAAGCACAGCCCAGATGCTTTGAGGCTGGTAACTTGAGGTCTACGGCCTCCCCAGACGTGCTTCGATCTGTGGAAGTACGCAGTATAGCAGACTCCTCTTTTTCTAGGACCACTCGATTTTGTAGTGTGAAAGTAGAGCCACTTGGCAAAAGACCTGATGTCATTTCTAAAGCAGAGGCTAGTGACATCACAGATGTGGCTAGCAAGGCATCCAAAGAACCTGCGAGTTCTGTAAGTAACTTAGGATTTCTGGCTTCATTGGCCCGAAGCACAAACAGGGAAAGTTTACAGAGTTCCTGTGGGACTGACAGGTTTCGGACTTCTGGTATTGCACTACCTACAAGCCTGCAGCATTTTCAGGAAGAAAGCTTTAGGAAAACTTCTCCAAATGAAGCTGCGGAATATATTCTA tctgcaCATGGGCTTGGAATGAATGGAAGTATGGCAGCTGTAGGGAAAAGAGTAG GTGAAGCAACCCATCTTCCACCTGTGAATGGCTTAATtcaagcaaaaaagaaaatttcaaagcaCTGCTTTCTTTGTGGCAAGAAAACTGGATTGGCAACCAGCTATGAGTGCAG